One genomic window of Thermorudis peleae includes the following:
- a CDS encoding histidine--tRNA ligase — protein sequence MTTVSTTEPTTPIERLRGMPDIGPEVYRRREAIRHTLQAILEQHGYQFIEPPVVEATELFLRKSGPERVAQIYALRYRNRDIALRPEHTASVLRYYVEELQNEPLPLRLAYVGPVFRYERPQAGRSRQFTELGCELLGAPSPYGDAEIVHLAVESVTALGLTPRLVVGHIGIVLEFLDRLPLRQRVRDWLLWSMERLRKGQPVDVDAALESLSGNERLVALYHELGHELRDISPERLERWVLGMLREVGVQLSGGSRTPEEIVAGVLAKLSRVQDREHILQAFAFTRELAALEGPPAEVLPQLRMLLDRHALDPTPIQQIEAVLQLLRAYGVEEDTVVLSPGMARGLHYYTGVLFEVYAAEQPHLQLCGGGRYDDLAQLLGARQPLPACGFSCGLERLTELARVPGPSLPDITLVAPVTQEAMPHAIATAEALRQRNVQVELDVRGRSPNANRRYARRRGISHVIFVEADGSTRVEQLPLRQDGQE from the coding sequence GTGACGACTGTTTCAACAACGGAGCCGACAACACCAATTGAGCGCCTCCGTGGCATGCCTGATATTGGCCCTGAGGTATATCGGCGGCGGGAGGCAATTCGTCACACGCTTCAGGCCATTTTGGAGCAACACGGCTATCAGTTCATAGAGCCACCGGTCGTTGAAGCGACAGAGCTCTTCCTACGCAAATCTGGACCAGAACGAGTAGCCCAGATCTATGCCTTGCGCTATCGCAATCGTGATATCGCCCTCCGACCTGAGCATACGGCATCAGTACTGCGCTATTACGTTGAGGAGTTGCAGAACGAGCCGCTGCCACTGCGTTTAGCGTATGTTGGGCCAGTTTTCCGCTATGAACGCCCACAAGCTGGGCGGAGTCGCCAGTTCACAGAACTTGGCTGCGAACTCCTCGGCGCACCGAGTCCCTACGGTGATGCTGAGATTGTGCATCTCGCTGTTGAAAGCGTCACAGCGCTCGGGCTCACGCCACGACTGGTCGTTGGGCACATCGGCATTGTGCTGGAATTCCTCGATCGTCTGCCACTGCGCCAGCGTGTTCGCGACTGGTTGCTCTGGAGCATGGAACGGTTACGCAAGGGGCAGCCAGTTGATGTCGATGCTGCACTCGAAAGCTTGTCAGGAAATGAGCGGCTTGTTGCCCTCTATCACGAGCTTGGCCATGAACTCCGCGATATCTCACCAGAGCGGCTCGAGCGCTGGGTTCTTGGCATGCTTCGCGAAGTTGGTGTGCAACTCAGCGGAGGATCTCGAACACCGGAGGAGATTGTTGCCGGAGTACTGGCAAAGCTTAGTCGCGTGCAAGATCGGGAACACATCCTGCAAGCATTTGCGTTCACCCGTGAGTTAGCTGCATTGGAAGGACCGCCAGCGGAGGTTCTTCCACAACTCCGCATGCTTCTTGACCGTCACGCGCTTGACCCGACGCCGATCCAGCAGATTGAGGCTGTGCTGCAATTGCTTCGTGCTTACGGTGTTGAAGAAGACACCGTGGTGCTCAGCCCTGGCATGGCGCGCGGGTTGCATTACTACACCGGCGTGCTTTTTGAGGTCTATGCCGCCGAACAGCCACATCTTCAGCTTTGCGGCGGCGGTCGCTATGATGATCTCGCCCAGTTGCTCGGTGCCCGGCAGCCACTTCCCGCGTGTGGATTCTCCTGTGGTCTCGAGCGGCTTACTGAACTCGCCCGCGTGCCAGGCCCATCTCTGCCAGACATCACGCTGGTGGCACCTGTTACCCAGGAAGCCATGCCCCACGCAATCGCAACAGCAGAAGCACTGCGTCAGCGCAACGTGCAGGTTGAACTTGATGTGCGTGGCCGCTCTCCAAACGCCAACCGACGATACGCCCGACGTCGCGGTATTAGCCACGTGATCTTCGTTGAAGCAGACGGCTCAACACGCGTTGAGCAATTGCCTCTGAGGCAAGATGGACAGGAGTAA
- the hisG gene encoding ATP phosphoribosyltransferase, with protein sequence MAPTLRLAISSKGAYEEATLRFLESAGLPVWRPNPRQYVGRISGLEGVDVLFQRTEDIVHKVADGSVDLGITGYDLVAEHASDNPDVLVVLDDLGFRRCELVLAVPEGWLDITTMADLADLSVDFKRSGRTLRVATKFPNLTRDFLYRNGVHYFSLVDAHGALEVAPALGHADIIADLTETGVTLRENRLRILEGGVILRAQACLIASRRGLRQASEKLERARSILELIEARLRARHYRVITANVRGESEAAVAERITANVAIAGQQGPTLSRVYPKFPDAGCTWYEVRIIVPRDLLLHAIDHLRQVGSSDITVNSPDYVFAQRCESYDRLCEAVEHEP encoded by the coding sequence ATGGCCCCAACCCTGCGTCTCGCTATCTCCTCGAAAGGGGCGTATGAGGAGGCAACGCTGCGCTTCCTTGAGAGCGCCGGCTTGCCAGTATGGCGTCCAAACCCACGGCAATATGTTGGTCGGATTAGTGGACTTGAGGGAGTCGACGTTCTGTTTCAACGAACAGAAGATATTGTCCACAAAGTTGCCGATGGTAGCGTCGACCTTGGGATTACCGGTTACGATTTAGTCGCAGAGCATGCAAGTGACAATCCTGATGTGCTCGTCGTGCTCGACGATCTTGGCTTTCGGCGCTGTGAGCTTGTGCTCGCAGTTCCCGAGGGATGGCTCGACATTACGACCATGGCTGATTTAGCCGATCTCTCAGTCGACTTTAAACGTTCCGGGCGCACGCTGCGCGTTGCGACGAAGTTCCCCAACTTAACACGTGATTTCCTCTATCGCAACGGCGTGCATTACTTCAGCCTCGTTGATGCCCATGGGGCACTTGAAGTCGCTCCCGCGCTTGGACACGCGGACATTATTGCTGACCTCACTGAAACCGGGGTCACGCTGCGAGAAAACCGCCTAAGAATCCTTGAAGGTGGGGTGATTCTGCGAGCACAGGCCTGCCTTATCGCATCACGCCGTGGGTTACGACAGGCCAGCGAAAAGCTCGAACGCGCGCGATCCATTCTTGAGCTCATCGAAGCACGGCTTCGGGCTCGTCACTACCGCGTGATTACGGCTAACGTGCGCGGCGAGAGTGAGGCAGCCGTCGCAGAACGCATCACCGCGAACGTGGCGATTGCCGGTCAACAAGGACCGACACTCTCTCGGGTTTACCCAAAGTTCCCCGATGCTGGCTGCACATGGTATGAAGTGCGGATCATTGTGCCGCGCGATCTCTTACTCCACGCCATCGACCACTTGCGTCAGGTGGGGAGCAGCGATATTACAGTCAACTCCCCCGACTATGTTTTCGCCCAACGGTGCGAGTCCTACGATCGGTTATGTGAAGCCGTGGAGCATGAGCCGTGA